In Hemiscyllium ocellatum isolate sHemOce1 chromosome 20, sHemOce1.pat.X.cur, whole genome shotgun sequence, one genomic interval encodes:
- the LOC132825267 gene encoding hemoglobin subunit alpha-like, whose product MALEHISETEGNIIKNIASELEKNAAKYGGESLARLFITNPGSKAYFSYDENNLESLQEHGKRVITAVANAARNLNDLKGSLDELATKHGSDLLVDPLNFPAFSRCIQVTLANHLQSFTPADQLALDKFLKALNGYLSSKYR is encoded by the exons ATGGCTCTTGAACACATCAGCGAAACCGAAGGCAACATCATAAAAAATATCGCTAGCGAACTCGAAAAAAACGCGGCAAAATATGGTGGGGAATCTTTGGCCAG GCTGTTTATCACTAATCCAGGAAGCAAGGCTTACTTTTCCTACGACGAGAATAACCTGGAAAGTCTCCAAGAACATGGGAAGAGAGTCATTACAGCTGTGGCCAACGCGGCAAGAAACTTGAACGATCTGAAGGGCAGTCTCGACGAACTTGCTACAAAGCATGGGAGCGATCTTTTGGTGGATCCTCTAAACTTCCCG GCTTTCTCCAGATGTATCCAAGTGACTTTGGCCAATCACCTGCAATCTTTCACCCCTGCAGATCAACTCGCTTTGGACAAATTCCTTAAGGCCCTTAACGGGTATCTGTCCTCTAAGTACCGTTGA